One Bacteroidota bacterium genomic window carries:
- the rodA gene encoding rod shape-determining protein RodA: MSRSLNTLAEIDWTTVFLYLLLVLFGWMNIYAVNLTGKETQFFSLENRYALQLIWMGVSFLLALMIMLIDSRFFSFIAYPAYAFAILVLILVILVGKEVNSSKSWIVLGPISLQPSEFAKLATVLALSKFLSGFNVKPSRVKHLLTALAIIAGPPLFIMLQPDFGSTLVYGILILVLYREGLPGWILLLIGLTFLLFLSSFLLHAVAIYSFLTLTAFVVFALYYRSRKRVLFAVGIFLMLVLIFVLVDKFNLIALSAQRIFFASLIISSAIYLAFSMAKKIKGVFLSLLILYTFIGFVYSFEYVFNNIIKQHQRDRVEVMLGLKSDPWGYEYNVNQSKIAIGSGGFSGKGFLEGTQTKLKYVPEQSTDFIFCTVGEEWGFLGSFGLVAAFVGLLIRLIILAERQRSRFSRIYGYGLMSIIFFHFAVNIAMTIGLFPVIGIPLPFLSYGGSSLMAFTIMLFIFLRLDSTRKAYLI; this comes from the coding sequence GTGAGTAGAAGTTTAAATACATTGGCAGAGATAGACTGGACTACGGTATTTCTTTACCTGCTTCTGGTGCTTTTTGGGTGGATGAATATCTATGCAGTAAATCTGACAGGGAAAGAAACCCAGTTCTTCTCGCTCGAAAACCGGTATGCCCTTCAGTTGATTTGGATGGGTGTTTCCTTTCTGCTCGCCTTGATGATAATGCTGATCGATAGCCGGTTTTTCTCGTTCATCGCTTACCCGGCCTATGCCTTTGCCATACTTGTACTGATATTGGTTATTCTTGTCGGCAAAGAAGTAAATAGTTCAAAATCATGGATTGTATTAGGCCCCATAAGCCTTCAGCCCTCAGAGTTTGCGAAATTGGCAACCGTATTGGCACTTTCGAAATTTCTTTCGGGATTTAATGTAAAACCTTCTCGGGTTAAACATCTGCTTACTGCCCTGGCAATTATAGCAGGGCCACCGCTTTTTATCATGCTCCAACCCGATTTTGGTTCTACCCTGGTTTACGGCATATTAATTTTAGTATTATACCGCGAAGGGCTGCCTGGATGGATTTTATTGCTCATTGGTCTTACTTTTCTACTTTTCTTAAGCTCCTTTTTACTTCATGCAGTTGCTATATACAGTTTTCTCACGCTTACAGCCTTTGTAGTTTTTGCCCTATATTACCGCAGCAGAAAACGCGTTCTATTCGCAGTCGGTATATTTCTAATGTTGGTATTGATATTTGTTTTAGTCGACAAGTTCAACCTAATCGCTTTATCGGCCCAAAGAATTTTCTTTGCAAGTCTGATAATATCCTCAGCAATTTATCTCGCCTTTTCAATGGCAAAGAAAATTAAGGGAGTCTTCCTTTCCCTTTTAATCCTTTATACTTTTATTGGATTTGTATATTCTTTCGAGTATGTATTTAACAACATTATAAAGCAACACCAACGAGACCGCGTAGAAGTTATGCTTGGGTTAAAATCCGATCCCTGGGGTTACGAGTACAATGTCAATCAATCGAAAATTGCTATTGGTTCGGGAGGTTTCAGTGGCAAAGGTTTTCTGGAAGGCACTCAAACCAAGCTTAAATATGTTCCTGAACAAAGCACCGACTTTATTTTTTGCACCGTTGGCGAAGAATGGGGTTTTCTGGGATCATTTGGTTTGGTGGCAGCATTTGTTGGATTGCTAATCAGGCTCATTATTCTTGCCGAACGACAACGCTCGCGATTTAGCCGAATTTACGGGTATGGTTTGATGTCAATAATCTTTTTTCACTTTGCCGTCAACATTGCCATGACCATTGGATTATTTCCGGTAATTGGGATCCCATTGCCATTTTTAAGTTATGGAGGTTCGTCGCTGATGGCTTTTACCATCATGCTTTTTATCTTTTTGCGTCTCGATTCGACGCGCAAAGCCTACCTGATTTAA
- a CDS encoding glycosyltransferase family 9 protein, whose amino-acid sequence MQKADSCMNILISRTDSIGDVVLTLPMAGYLKERFPDCKVFFLGRTYTSAIIGMSKHVDQFLNWDEISKLPFDAQKEFLKSLSIDWMVHVYPNRDIARLAKAAKIQGRIGTSHRQFHWFTCNYKVSFSRKKSDLHESELNFNLLKPLGIDSGPKSDEMHRYYGVDVNRIKGNVELPIKLPEGKKILILHPKSKGSAREWGLENFGQLIRLVNKQEYSICISGTADDREKMAEWLESVRTEVVDITGKLNLEQFIVFISRAHALVAASTGPLHIAAALGIKALGIYPPIRPMHPGRWRPIGIHASVLVVDKECQECRISIECACMKAIRPEDVIRFLES is encoded by the coding sequence ATGCAAAAGGCTGATTCGTGCATGAATATTTTAATCAGTCGCACCGATAGCATTGGCGATGTGGTGCTAACCCTTCCCATGGCAGGCTATTTAAAAGAACGCTTTCCTGATTGCAAGGTTTTTTTTCTGGGTCGCACCTATACCAGTGCAATCATTGGAATGAGCAAGCATGTCGACCAGTTTTTGAATTGGGATGAAATTTCGAAATTGCCTTTTGATGCGCAGAAAGAGTTTTTAAAATCTTTGTCGATCGACTGGATGGTGCATGTGTATCCCAACCGCGATATTGCCAGGCTGGCTAAAGCTGCCAAAATACAAGGGCGCATTGGAACTTCACACCGCCAGTTTCACTGGTTTACCTGTAATTACAAAGTGTCTTTTTCCAGGAAGAAATCTGATTTACACGAAAGCGAGTTAAATTTCAATCTTTTAAAACCGCTGGGAATCGATTCTGGACCTAAGTCCGACGAAATGCACAGGTATTATGGTGTGGATGTCAATCGTATCAAAGGAAATGTTGAGTTGCCAATAAAATTGCCCGAGGGGAAGAAAATCCTGATTCTTCATCCGAAGTCAAAAGGAAGTGCCCGTGAATGGGGGTTGGAGAATTTCGGCCAACTTATCAGGCTTGTGAATAAACAAGAATATAGTATTTGTATTTCAGGTACTGCCGACGACAGGGAAAAGATGGCCGAATGGCTTGAATCTGTGCGTACTGAGGTGGTTGATATTACAGGAAAATTGAACCTCGAGCAGTTTATTGTTTTTATCAGCCGTGCCCATGCCCTGGTAGCTGCAAGCACAGGGCCCCTTCACATAGCAGCCGCTCTCGGTATTAAAGCCCTTGGTATTTACCCGCCCATTCGCCCAATGCATCCCGGTCGCTGGCGACCCATTGGGATACATGCAAGCGTGCTTGTGGTAGATAAAGAATGCCAGGAATGCCGTATAAGCATCGAGTGTGCCTGCATGAAGGCCATACGTCCTGAAGATGTAATACGCTTTTTGGAAAGTTAA